The following is a genomic window from Chlorocebus sabaeus isolate Y175 chromosome 24, mChlSab1.0.hap1, whole genome shotgun sequence.
ctactggggaggctgaggtgggagagtggcttgagcccaggaggcagggaggttgcattgagctagctgagatcatgcctctgcactccagcctggatgaccaaAAAACACAAGAGATGTGCTGTGAGTATAAATTACactatgggctgggtgcggtggctcacgcctataatctcagcactttgggaggccgagttgggcgaatcacttgaggtcgagagttcaagaccagcctgaccaacatggagaaaccccatctctactaaaaatacaaaattagccgggcgtggtggcacatgcctgtaatcccagctacttaagaggttgaggcaggagaattgcttgaacctgggagatggaggtggcgATGAGTCGagaacatgccattgcactccagcctgggcgacagagggagactccgtctcaaaaacaaattatatttgaggctcacattatatttctaatgGACAGCGCTAATCTAAAGACTTGGCAGCGCGGGACTCATTACTTAAATACAGTCTGGACTATCTTTGATATGCATTCTCCAGGGATATTTAGATGGTTAGAATAGAAGTCAGTTCAGCTTTCCCCTGGGATTCCATTTCTGCCAGTGTGTTCTGATCTTGGTGTTGGAATGTGTATAATAACCATCAAAGAAGATGATAGAAGGTGATAGACACCTTTTTGGGGAGGACCAGTACTCCAGTGCCATAACTAGTTGTGGCTTTTCTACAGAGGTAAGGCAGAGTGGAGGAAAGACACTAACCATGCATCCATGGGTGCTGGGTAGATTACCTACTCTTGAAGTCATCAAAGTGCCACAGCGTTCATGCCATCCTTCCATAGTAGACCTCACATGCACTTAATATGTTATAATGTTTCCAGTTGCAGTCAGGAggataagcttttaaaaataatcccagtggccgggcgcggtggctcatgcctgtaatcccagcactttgggaggctaaggccagtggatcacgaggtcaggagatcaagaccattctcgccaacatggtgaaaccccatctctactaaaaatacaaatattagccgggcatggtggcgcttgcctataatcccagctactcaggaggctgaggcaggagaatagcttgaaccagggagttggagattgcagtgagctgagattgcgccactgtactccagcctggcaacagagcaagactccatcttaaaaaaaaaaaaaaaaaagataatcccaGTGAACATACTATATTCTATAGCATATACCCTGATACCAGTCTGGCATAGACCAAAAGTAAAGATGTAAAAATAGCCTCTTCCTTTTCTGGTCATAACCTCATTCTGTAGTAGGATGGCTATGTTTGTCAAGCTGTAATGAAACTCCAGATCTCAGCTACTAAGAAATAACTTCCATGAGCtggaattttatcttttcagagtTCACCCAGGGCATGATCTTACCTACAGTGAATGGAGAGTCAGTAGACCCAGTGGGGCAGCCAGCACTGAAAACTGAGGAGCGCAAGGTAAATGGTTTTCCCCAGGGTGGGAGACTGTCTGCAAAGGAACTTGAGAGACCGCCTTCTTAATTCCACATGTCAGCTCTTTGTGTCCCTAACCTCTAAGCCAGAGCAGCTTGTGATCTGCTCATGGTGCTTTTTTAGAGTCCCTGCAATACGCATTCATTCACCCATCTTTAACCTGGTTTTAGTTTGTTTATCGCAGACCCCTAGAGCAAGTAGAAGCTATCAGACAGTTAAAAGTCTGACTCTTGATTGCATTTAGCACCAATTAGGAGGTTATGAACAAAGGATGATCTTCATCTATATAAGTCTTCAGCCTAATTGGTATGTTGATATCTCAGACTTTGATTTTAGAGGTCCCATCAGGAAATGGAGTTACATCCCTGTCTTCACCCAGTCTCTCCAGTTTACAGGGCGAGCAAGTACTTTATCTGGAGATGGAAGTTTGTGGTTCAAGCTCAGCACTTGGTTTAGAGCCCTGTTGCTCTTTTGTCAGCATAGTAAAGTGGATACTCTGGAAGTGGGGAGAAAACTGCTTCCAGCTATTTAAGCATAGAAATTGTTTGAGAATTACACTGAGCTCTTAAAAAATATCTCAATGATTTGATTTGTTATTTGACTATCAGGGTCTTCCTTATAAAGTGGTTATTTTTACTGGGAATTGAGGATGTTTCCAGAAACATTAccctcatgactaaaacacctaCACACTCAAATTCCCTTCAAACCCCTTGGAATAATTAGCCTCGGAGGTGAAAATTTTTATGAGAATGAATGGTACAACTGTCTCTGAAGCCACGCTGATGGAGGTTGTATCATTACTCTGTACTGACTGTTTTCACTGCCACTTTCACAGGCTAAGCCTGCTCCTTCAAAAACCCAGGCCAGACCTGTTGGAGTCAAAATCCCCACTTGTAAGATCACTCTTAAGGAAACCTTCCTGACGTCACCAGAGGAGCTCTATAGAGTGTTTACCACCCAAGAGGTAAGTCAGTCTTGTCCTTCAGGCCTCGCGCCATCTGCCACGAGCGTGCAGAAGAGGTGCCCACAGCTGGAGCCATGAGGCCTTCATCAAAGTGAAGTTTCCCTCcctctattcttttatttttttttttgagacgaagtctcgctctgtcacccgcccaagctggagtgcagtggcgcgatctcagctcactgcaacctctgcctgccaggttcaagcgattctcctgcctcagcatcccaaacagctggtactataggcgcacgccatcacgcccagcgaatttttatattttttagtagagatggggtttcaccatattttttagtagagatgggctgatctcaaactcctgacctcaagtgatctgcccacacctcagcctcctaaagtgctgggattacaggcgcaaaccactgtgcccagccatatttatttattttaaaaacaaaagacctggtcttgctatgttgcccagactagccttgaactcctgggctcaagcgatcctccttcctcagcctcctgagtaactgggattacaggtgcacattacCATGCCTGTTCTAGTTTTGGGTCATACAAGTAGAAATCACTGAGTGAATCTTATCAGAAAAGTGAATGGCCATTCTTGGTTACTCTGTAGCACAAAAGAATTCCTGGCTTCTTTCTGTTGCACAGCTGACTTGTACCATTCTGCTGCTACAGTGTGGAGTTGAGAAACATGACTGTATTCAGCTTTATTATCTGATAGTAAAGGTGGTTAGGATACGTGAAAGTTCTCACATACTCTAGGACAAAATTCCaagatcttattttttaaacaaaaatgcaaatacagCCATAAATTAAGAGGTACCATGTAGTATATGGGTGTTAGTATGTCTGTGTGCCTGCACTCAAAATACTCTCATGATAGTTCTGTCCCCCTTAGAAAACCAagaacggtgaaaccccgtctctactaaaaaatacaaaaaactagccgggcgaggtggcgggcgcctgtagtcccagctactcgggaggctgaggccggagaatggcgtgaacccgggaggcggagcttgcagtgagctgagatccggccactgcactccagcctgggcgacagagctacactccgcctcaaaaaaaaaaaaaagaaaaccaagaactGGAGAAGCAGTTAAACGGACACAGACTTCAGTTGAATCTCTTCTTCCAAACTAGCTAAagttttcagagttttaaaatacttttgtatAGGAGGATTCCTGACATTTTTAACCTTctgttcctttttaattttttaccatgtATTTGTATTACctacttaaaaaaatagtaaagcctttttaaaagtaaaagtggCACTGTTGAGTAATCGAACACAGCAAAATGATACTGATTTGATATATATggagtaggccaggcacagtggctcacacctctaatcccagcactttgggaggctgaggccgatgaattgcttgagcccaggagtttgagacttgtctggccaacatggtgaagccatctatacaaaaaatacagaaattagctggtgtggtggtacatacctatagtcccagctcctcaggaggctggggtggaaggatcacctaaGCTTAGGAGGttggggctacagtgagccatgatcatgccactgcactttggcctgggcaacagagcgagacccatctcaaaaacaaaataaaagggctgggcacggtggctcacgcctataatcccagcactttgggaggtcgaggccggtggatctggaggtcaggagttcaagaccagtctggccaagatggtgaaaccccgtctgtactaaaaaaacaaaaaattagccggcgtggtggcacatgcctgtaatcccggctactccggaggctgaggcagagaattgcttaaaacctggacaggcggaggttgcagtgagctgagatcatgccactgcactccagcctgggtgacagagtgagactccgtctcagaaaaagaaaaaaaaaagatgtatggcATAGATCTACTTTGGGACACGTtctcagaaatgaaaatagaagtcTCAAACATTTACTTGAGAATTTTCTTTCATAAGCTCATTCTCATATCGTTCTGAACCATAtactatttcaaataaataaaagtaaatgggTCCAAAGTAATGGCATCATCGGATCAGAAAGAATTCCCGAAGTCAAGTCCTGGCTGGTagtagaacagaatagagggACACCTTGGACCCAGCTGTGGGGCAGACTGGCGGAAATGAGAGTTGAGACATGCAGCCTTAAGCTGGCATTTGTCCCCGGGTCCCACTGAGAGCCATGTAtcttctgcctctttttttttttcctgcagctgGTGCAGGCCTTTACCCATGCTCCCGCAACATTAGAAGCAGACAGAGGTGGAAAGTTCCACATGGTAGATGGCAACGTTTCTGGGGAATTTACTGATCTGGTAAGTACCTGCTGGCCCTAGACTTGGGTTGTTGTGTCTGTCTGGTCAGCTGAGTGACATTTCTCTTGTTTCTCAACTCTGTAGGTAAAGTTTAAGGCTTTAATATCTTTggttaataaaacattttgtttttccaaaaaagGCTGTGATTTGAAGTCTCTTGCAAGTAATACAATTGCACAGACGGTGGACTCCATATGAAGGGCAGATGACTGATCCTAGCTAGGACTGGGTCCGTTGTAGTATATAATGTAGACTGAGCTGTTTGATTATTTTAGGTCCCTGAGAAACATATTGTGATGAAGTGGAGGTTTAAATCTTGGCCAGAGGGTAAGTAAACATATATATTGCCATTACCCCCAGAACTTTTTCTCTttgctgtagtttttttttttttttttttttttttttttttttttgctttattttttggaaacagggtctcactgtcacccaggctagaatacagtggcataatcacagctaactgcagccttaacctcccagacccaaacgatcctcctgcttcagcttcccaagtagctgagactacgtgtaccaccacaccagctttttttttttttttaattacattttttgtagagatggggtcccactacattgcccaggctagtctcgaactcctgggctcaagtgatcctcctgcctcagcctcccaaagtactgggattacaggttgcccaagtagctgggattacaggcgcgtgccactacacgcagctaagttttgtaattttagtagagatggggtttcaccatgttagccaggctggtctggaactcctggcctctggtgatccgcccatctcagtctcccaaagtgctgagattacaggtacgaaccaccacacccagccaggatgCCCCAGTCTTAAACTCAGATGGAAACCCTAGATATGAAACCCCATCCCCTCTGCCTTTCCCAGGGCACTTTGCCACCATCACCTTGACCTTCATCGACAAGAATGGAGAGACTGAGCTGTGCATGGAAGGTCGAGGCATCCCTGCTCCTGAGGAAGAGCGGACGCGGCAGGGCTGGCAGCGGTACTACTTTGAGGGCATTAAACAGACCTTTGGCTATGGCGCACGCTTATTTTAGGGCCAGCGGCAGGGgacttcagcctcctggatacTTCAGTCCAGCCCTCTCCTGACTGGGACTTGCAACTCACAGGATTGCATCGTCCCAGCCGCTAACTTGGGGCCAGGGCCCCTCCCCTCCACATATACCTTGGGTTTGTGCATGTTTTCTTCTGGGTGGGTTCAGAGGGCAATTTCTCTTTTATGTGTACATATgctaaataaacataatttaaaaaacatgcgTGTCTGGAACCTGTGTTGATTGAGTGGCTGGTATTGAGAGCTCCCTCAAAGGTTCTGAATTCAGTAAAGGACGGGGTGGATGGCCTTGTCTCTGTTCTGGATAAGTGTGGGTAATTAAGAGGCACAGCACCTGCTTCTCACTACCAGGCATTCTTGAGCTAGTCTTTCTTACTGGTAAATAGTTCCTGCCTTTTTATCCATAAAAGTAGGGGAGGGTTGGTACCTGAGTAGAGAGTGCTAACAAACACTATACCTCTACTGCCAGTGCAGCTGACTTCTCACTTTGCACTGCCCATAGCCTCTTACCCTCTTGCAAGGGTAAGTGATCACCAGATGCTGCTTTGGGATATGGAAAGTTGGGAGATTCCTAACTTGTGGCAGCTTCTGTTAGGTTGCATAGTTGCTGAGTACCAGACACTACATTGTTTACTtgcattaactcatttgatcTCCATGATATGAAGTAGGTACTCTGGTCATTTGTTTTACAAGAACTTAAGTCTTGGCTTTTAAATACATGTGTTTGACatatagccaggtgcagtggctcaggcctatagtcccagcacttcgggaggctgaggcaggtagatcacttgaggccaggagtttgagaccagcctggccaacatggcgaaaccccatctccactaaaaataccaaaattaaccaatgtggtggcgcacgcctgtaatcccagctactctagaggctgaggcacgagaattgcttgagcccagaaggtgtgagccaagattgcaccactgcactcaagcctgggtgacagagtaagactgtctcaaaaaattaaaaaaataaatactttacatACATATTTGCTACAGGTGAGCCTTGGATTTCTTAACACCCAGACTGAACAATTAAGCAGAGTTGAGATTTGCAACAAGGACTGTAGCTGCAGAGCCCATACTCAGGAAATTGTTTCTTTAACAATATGTGGTACCATTAAGTTTGCTGGGCACTGACCATGAGCCAAGTGTTGGGGATATAGTGGATTCAGACTGCCACATTGCAGGAAGAGGTAACAGTACCTGAACAGGGAGAGTCACTCCTGGACAAGCCTTGCCCTGACTTCCTGCACCCCAGCGTGGGTCAGTGCCCTCTAAGCCAGACACTACCTCTTACAGCTACAGCTATTTCCTTCGTCTATTTTTTGCCTGTTGTATTGGGTGGCAGCAAGACCTTGCAGGCTAAAACTGGTTAAAGCAGAGTTCAAGATCTGGTTCGTTTACATTTCCCAAAGCCATCTTTGGCTTGAATTATAGGAGTGCTGGGCTGAACTAATCTACATCTAGTTTGACATTACATCTGCCTCCTAGGGGTCCAAAATGACACCTTTTGCTGAAGAACCTGGACTCTAGCTTGAGTCAAATCAATAGGCCCTTCCTAACAGACCCCTCCTAACACAGAGACCATTAAAAAATGAgcctttggctgggcgcggtgactcacgcttgtaatcccagcactttgggaggccgaggcaagcagatcacaaggtcaggagttcgagaccagcctggccaacatg
Proteins encoded in this region:
- the AHSA1 gene encoding activator of 90 kDa heat shock protein ATPase homolog 1, which encodes MAKWGEGDPRWIVEERADATNVNNWHWTERDASNWSTDKLKTLFLAVQVQNEEGKCEVTEVSKLDGEASINNRKGKLIFFYEWSVKLNWTGTSKSGVQYKGHVEIPNLSDENSVDEVEISVSLAKDEPDTNLVALMKEEGVKLLREAMGIYISTLKTEFTQGMILPTVNGESVDPVGQPALKTEERKAKPAPSKTQARPVGVKIPTCKITLKETFLTSPEELYRVFTTQELVQAFTHAPATLEADRGGKFHMVDGNVSGEFTDLVPEKHIVMKWRFKSWPEGHFATITLTFIDKNGETELCMEGRGIPAPEEERTRQGWQRYYFEGIKQTFGYGARLF